A stretch of the Fusarium musae strain F31 chromosome 2, whole genome shotgun sequence genome encodes the following:
- a CDS encoding hypothetical protein (BUSCO:EOG092606AJ~MEROPS:MER0002179), with translation MTSFHRRLCFRSGINADRRNLLQTHDINSPNDMVMDTDDYIGVANEPEKVAIINPDNLEQSEVDQLQDLPMANDHEAMRELCLPPLIDEPKILGDYEYTWTVENWRSLNKKEHGPIFHAGGFPWRILLFPHGNNIDQCSIYLEHGFDADSVPDNWSCCVQFALVLWNPNDPSLYVHHTAHHRFTKEEGDWGFTRFVEHRRMFNVPWEGSSRPLCENDTANITAYLRLVEDETGVLWHNFANYDSKKETGYVGLKNQGATCYLNSLMQSLYFTNKFRKAIYEIPTEADPSMTNSAYTLQRLFYQLQTSDQAVGTTELTKSFGWDTRHIFEQQDVQEFSRKLMERMEDKMKGTASENVLPEMFSGKIKTYISCINVDYESSRIEDFWDIQLNVSGNKHLLESFEDYVQVEKMDGENQYFAGDQYKLQDANKGVIFNSFPDVLHLQLKRFEYDIQRDTMMKINDRYEFPEFFDAAPYLSEDADKSVPWTYQLHSVLVHSGDLNAGHYYAFLKPEKDGWFYKYDDDKVTKATMREVLEENFGGEYQTSNGYPRAPVQKKAPIMRQNSAYMLVYIRQSRIDDILCPVTKDHIPLHLRQKFEEETVQREARKKEQREAHLYMWAKVITDYSFQQFGGTDLCQFDAKPEDPAAPKFYRVRRAMTMEEFVAQVASDMGEDPRRVRLWLMVNRQNKTVRPDQPIMDLRPTVDETFSRSAAHRDASLRVWAEVAEEVDADGEPIWPSYQSQPNGVIVKNDTILLLLKHFDIDAQTLRGVGHVYISKDKKVEELLPMILKKMGWGEKLPAEEKLLLWEEIKPTMIEPLKPKQSLKVAELQDGDIICFQRTKAGVEKRVGEKISQETSNTSDHFEDAREYYDFLENRRTVKFHPHPTRCDQAQYPPFDLVLNTKITYDTLSERVGAYLDVNPTHIRFWTVNASTQNPKTPVRRGANPTLRQILSPMGSTALNSTQRDDAFYFEVLEMSLTELDTKKSIKVNLLSEGITKEDTYDLLVPKTGTIDDLVEVLIRKAQIPSEAEGGRIRIYETSSNRFYREPLREHPVINLNEFAKIYAERIPQEELNADDTHFIHVFHFHNDVSRVHGVPFKFLVIEGETFADTKKRLEKRTGIKGKSFEKIKIAVVRRANYSKPQYLNDACLKMMCYQVSYKGKTITSALTT, from the exons ATGACCTCGTTTCATCGCCGCCTGTGCTTTCGCTCAGGAATCAACGCTGACCGTCGCAATCTGCTGCAGACTCACGATATCAACTCACCCAACGACATGGTCATGGACACGGACGATTATATCGGCGTGGCCAACGAGCCAGAGAAGGTCGCCATCATAAATCCCGATAACCTCGAACAAAGCGAAGTCGACCAGCTGCAAGATCTGCCCATGGCCAACGACC ATGAAGCCATGAGAGAGCTCTGTCTTCCACCCCTCATCGATGAACCGAAAATACTTGGAGACTATGAATACACATGGACTGTCGAAAACTGGCGAAGCTTGAATAAGAAGGAACATGGTCCTATTTTCCACGCAGGTGGCTTCCCATG GCGAATTCTGCTTTTCCCACACGGCAACAATATCGACCAATGCTCTATTTATCTTGAACATGGCTTCGACGCTGATAGCGTTCCCGATAACTGGAGCTGCTGTGTTCAATTTGCGCTCGTCCTATGGAACCCGAACGACCCCAGCCTATATGTCCATCACACTGCCCACCATCGATTCacgaaggaagaaggtgatTGGGGTTTCACTCGATTTGTTGAGCACCGCCGAATGTTTAATGTACCATGGGAGGGCAGCAGCCGTCCCCTCTGCGAAAATGATACTGCCAACATCACCGCCTATCTTCGCCTTGTCGAGGATGAGACGGGTGTTTTGTGGCACAACTTCGCCAACTACGATTCCAAGAAGGAGACAGGGTATGTTGGACTCAAGAATCAGGGTGCCACCTGCTATCTGAATTCCTTGATGCAATCACTCTATTTCACAAACAAGTTCAGAAAG GCTATCTACGAAATTCCTACGGAGGCCGACCCCAGTATGACCAACAGTGCTTATACACTGCAACGACTTTTCTACCAGTTACAAACGTCAGACCAGGCAGTTGGAACCACGGAGCTCACGAAATCTTTCGGCTGGGACACGCGACATATCTTCGAACAACAGGACGTGCAGGAGTTTTCACGTAAGCTCATGGAGAGGATGGAAGACAAGATGAAGGGAACTGCATCGGAGAACGTCCTGCCAGAAATGTTCAgtggcaagatcaagacatACATCTCATGTATCAACGTCGACTATGAGTCCAGCCGAATCGAGGACTTTTGGGACATTCAGCTGAATGTCAGCGGTAACAAGCATCTGCTCGAGAGTTTTGAGGACTACGTTCAGGTCGAAAAGATGGATGGAGAAAACCAATACTTTGCTGGTGATCAGTACAAGCTCCAGGATGCGAACAAAGGTGTCATTTTCAACAGCTTTCCTGACGTACTCCACCTACAGTTGAAGCGCTTTGAGTACGATATCCAGCGCGacaccatgatgaagatcaatgATCGATATGAGTTCCCCGAGTTTTTTGATGCTGCGCCGTACCTATCCGAGGATGCCGACAAATCTGTTCCATGGACGTATCAGCTTCACAGCGTTCTAGTTCACAGTGGTGATCTGAACGCAGGTCATTACTATGCATTTTTGAAGCCCGAAAAGGACGGATGGTTCTACAAGTACGACGATGATAAGGTCACCAAGGCGACGATGCGCGAAGTGTTGGAAGAGAATTTTGGTGGAGAGTATCAAACCTCCAACGGTTACCCGCGTGCGCCTGTGCAAAAGAAGGCTCCCATTATGCGTCAAAACAGCGCATACATGTTGGTGTATATCCGCCAATCTCGTATAGATGATATCCTGTGTCCGGTTACCAAGGATCATATTCCGCTTCATCTCA GGCAAAAATTTGAGGAAGAGACTGTTCAGCGGGAAGCCCGCAAGAAAGAACAGCGAGAGGCGCATCTGTATATGTGGGCTAAGGTTATCACTGATTACTCGTTTCAACAATTTGGCGGCACAGATTTGTGTCAATTTGATGCAAAGCCTGAGGATCCCGCTGCACCAAAGTTCTACCGCGTGCGTCGCGCGATGACCATGGAGGAGTTTGTTGCGCAAGTTGCATCAGATATGGGCGAAGATCCACGAAGGGTACGGCTTTGGCTTATGGTCAATCGACAGAATAAGACTGTCCGCCCTGACCAACCCATCATGGATCTGCGGCCTACAGTCGACGAGACTTTCTCCCGTTCCGCTGCCCACAGAGATGCTAGTTTACGAGTGTGGGCTGAAGTTGCCGAGGAAGTCGATGCTGACGGAGAGCCAATCTGGCCATCCTACCAGAGTCAGCCCAATGGTGTTATCGTTAAGAATGACACCATCTTACTTCTCCTTAAGCACTTCGATATCGACGCCCAGACACTACGGGGTGTCGGCCATGTCTACATttccaaggacaagaaagTCGAAGAACTGCTACCAATGATCCTGAAGAAAATGGGATGGGGCGAGAAGCTACCTgccgaggagaagcttcTGCTTTGGGAG GAGATTAAGCCTACTATGATTGAACCTCTCAAGCCCAAGCAGTCGCTGAAGGTTGCCGAATTGCAAGACGGAGACATTATCTGCTTCCAACGCACCAAGGCCGGTGTCGAGAAGCGCGTCGGTGAAAAGATTTCGCAAGAAAC AAGTAACACATCTGATCATTTCGAGGATGCGCGTGAATACTACGATTTCCTCGAGAACAGGCGAACCGTTAAGTTCCACCCGCATCCCACTCGATGTGACCAGGCGCAGTATCCCCCATTTGATCTCGTGCTTAACACTAAGATAACTTATGATACGCTTTCGGAGCGTGTTGGCGCGTATTTGGATGTGAACCCGACACATATTCGGTTTTGGACAGTGAATGCCTCAACGCAAAACCCCAAGACGCCGGTTAGGCGGGGAGCAAACCCAACACTGCGACAGATTCTCAGCCCTATGGGTTCAACTGCTCTTAATTCTACTCAGAGAGACGATGCCTTTTATTTTGAAGTTCTTGAAATGAGTTTAACAGAACTCgacaccaagaagagcatcaaggTCAATCTGCTGAGTGAAGGCATCACCAAAGAG GATACATACGACCTACTCGTCCCTAAAACAGGAACTATTGACGATTTAGTCGAGGTTTTGATAAGAAAGGCGCAAATACCAAGTGAAGCGGAGGGTGGAAGAATCCGCATCTACGAAACTAGCTCCAACCGCTTCTACCGCGAGCCTCTACGCGAACACCCCGTTATTAACCTGAATGAGTTTGCGAAGATCTATGCGGAACGAATTCCTCAAGAGGAGCTCAACGCCGACGATACTCATTTTATTCATGTCTTCCACTTCCACAACGACGTTAGCCGCGTTCATGGCGTGCCGTTCAAGTTTCTAGTCATCGAG GGCGAGACCTTTGCAGACACCAAGAAGCGATTGGAGAAGCGAACCGGAATCAAAGGCAAgagctttgagaagatcaagatcgcTGTTGTGCGACGAGCCAATTACTCAAAACCCCAATATCTCAATGACG CATGCCTCAAGATGATGTGCTATCAAGTTTCATACAAGGGGAAGACGATTACCTCGGCCTTGACCACGTAG
- a CDS encoding hypothetical protein (EggNog:ENOG41), whose product MVFGRSLTESRLISSANYVRTELPTRIAHRIRDMQRLPYVVTTNSHIKEVYDLYYHAFDTFRKVKEVKTLEDNDKLCELISHNLRGHLTVIPKLAMGILECGGLMSPQDLDSFMNTILRSRISRRVIAEQHLSLTETYNSPNFSPGAKLSESDFIGEVFIKCYAKDVVERCSKAITILARTTNGPDVQIPEITVDGHLDASFPYILSHLEYIIGELLRNSVQAVIDRHQRIHSDPDSVKPPPVEITICENQQHVIIRICDRGGGIPRAELPHLWSFSKGPQSQRRLENLAQVPKMAATMQELHVEEELGRADLKAPPYQSSLSSLTSRPPNLRLGMGLPLSRVYAEYWAGNLDLHSLEGYGTDVFLQISRLGNKNEQLTTRASMDAL is encoded by the exons ATGGTTTTTGGCCGCTCTCTTACAGAATCTCGTTTGATAAGCTCGGCTAACTATGTTCGCACCGAATTGCCCACACG AATTGCGCACCGAATCCGAGATATGCAACGTTTACCCTATGTCGTTACTACGAACTCGCATATTAAAGAGGTTTACGACCTCTACTACCACGCCTTCGACACATTTCGCAAAGTGAAAGAGGTTAAAACACTGGAGGATAATGACAAGCTGTGCGAACTCATCAGCCATAATCTAAGGGGGCACTTGACTGTGATACCGAAGCTTGCTATGGGAATCCTAGAATGCGGTGGTCTTATGAGTCCTCAAGATCTGGATAGCTTCATGAACACCATTCTTAGATCC CGCATTTCTAGACGTGTCATCGCTGAGCAGCATCTTTCACTGACAGAAACCTACAACTCCCCCAACTTCTCTCCCGGAGCCAAACTTTCCGAGTCCGACTTCATCGGCGAAGTGTTTATCAAATGTTATGCTAAGGATGTTGTCGAGCGCTGTTCCAAAGCCATCACCATTCTTGCACGGACAACGAATGGCCCTGACGTCCAGATTCCCGAAATCACAGTTGATGGCCATCTCGATGCCTCTTTTCCTTACATTCTAAGTCATCTCGAGTACATCATTGGCGAGCTCCTCCGCAACTCTGTCCAGGCCGTCATTGATCGACATCAGAGGATCCATTCGGACCCTGACAGTGTGAAGCCCCCTCCCGTGGAGATAACCATCTGTGAGAACCAGCAGCATGTTATCATCCGCATCTGCGACCGTGGTGGTGGTATCCCTCGTGCTGAATTGCCACATCTCTGGTCTTTCAGCAAGGGTCCGCAAAGTCAAAGGCGTCTCGAGAATCTTGCGCAGGTACCCAAGATGGCAGCAACGATGCAGGAGCTTCACGTAGAGGAGGAATTGGGGCGTGCAGATTTGAAAGCACCCCCATATCAAAGTTCGTTATCATCTCTCACCAGTCGGCCGCCCAACCTGCGTCTCGGCATGGGGTTACCTCTGAGCCGTGTCTATGCTGAGTATTGGGCGGGGAATCTTGACTTGCATAGCCTCGAGGGCTACGGAACGGATGTCTTCCTGCAGATTTCGCGACTTGGAAACAAGAACGAGCAACTGACGACGCGGGCTAGCATGGACGCCTTATAG